The genomic region GTCGACCACGAACCCGTGGTCGTTCGAGGCGGTGAGACAGGGGGCGTGGCCGACGGCGCACTCGACGTCGGCGATGGCGCCGCAGGAGCGGCACACGACATGGTGGTGGTTGTCCGCGACCCGCGACTCGTAGCGGGCGGTGGCTCCGGCCGGCTGGATGCGGCGGACCAGACCGGCGTCGGTGAGCACCCGCAGCACGTCGTACACCGCCTGGTGGGACACCGTGGGGTGCTCGGCCCGCACCAGCGCGATCACCGCGTCGGTGCCGACGTGGGGGTGGTCGCGCAGGGCCGCGAGCACGGCCAGTCGGGGCCGGGTCACGCGCAGCGAGGCGGCCCGCAGTTGCGCCTCGAAGTCGACCGTCACCCGACGAACACTAGCTCACTTTTCTGGAACGAATCAAGTTTCATCCCTTCCGGCACGTCGGCGTGGCGGTGAACCCCCCTCCGGGCCCACTCTCCACAGCCACCGACCCCCGAAAAGTCCTCGGAAATTTCGGCGGTCCGCCATCGGGTCGAGATCGTGAGCGCGGGCATTGGTATGACGATGCCGAACTCCGATTAACTACTGACCTGGCTCGACACGCCCTCCCGGAGGCGGGGAGCAGAAGCGGTGTTGCCACCGCGTTTCCGGAAATTGTTGACAAGTCGACGACCGGGTTAATACGGTCGCCATCGACGACGCTCAATTGCCGTCACCACCAGCCACCACGGCCCACTCCTCCGGTCGTCGTGCAGGACGACCGGCCAACCACCACCACGCGGCACGACGCCGTGGCCGTTTCGAGGAGGAACCACCCACATGACCGACACCAGCCACACCCCCACCAGGCCAGGGAGGCGCGGCCGCATCCGGTTGCTCCTGGGCGCCGCGTGCGCCGCCGTCCTGGCCGTCGCCGGCACGGTGACGGCGACGAACGCGTACGCCGAGGCCGACCGGACGCTCACCTCGAGCCTGACCGGCACGCACAACGGCTACTACTTCTCCTTCTGGAAGGACGGCGGCAACGCCAGCATGACGCTGCGCGCCGACGGCCGGTACTCGAGCAGTTGGGACCGCAGCACCAACAACTGGGTCGGCGGCAAGGGCTGGGCCACCGGCTCGCGGCGGACGGTCAGCTACTCGGCCAGCTACAACCCGGGCAACAACAACACCTACCTCGCCCTGTACGGATGGACGCGCAACCCGCTCATCGAGTACTACGTGGTGGAGAACTTCGGCAGCTACAACCCGAGCAACGGCGCCCAGCGGATGGGCACGGTGACCACCGACGGCGGCACCTACGACATCCTCCGCAGCCTGCGGACCAACGCGCCATCGATCGACGGCAACCAGACGTTCTACCAGTACTGGAGCGTCCGCCAGCAGAAGCGTTCGAGTGGCACCATCACCACCGCCAACCACTTCGACGCCTGGGCCCGCGCCGGCCTGAACCTCGGCACCAACCACGCCTACCAGATCATGGCCACCGAGGGCTACCAGAGCAGCGGCAGCTCCGACGTCACCGTCCGCGAGGGCAGCGGCGGCAACCCGACATCCGGGCCCACCTCCAACCCCACCACCGGCAACCCCGGGACCGGCACCTGCAACGCGACGATCTCCGCCGGTCAGCAGTGGGGCGACCGCTTCAATCTCAACGTCGCGGTAAGCGGCACCAACAACTGGGTCGTCAGCCTCGGCCTCGGCGGCGGCCAGAGCATCCAGAACAGCTGGAACGCCTCCGTGAGCGGCACCAGCGGAACCGTCACCGCCAGGCCGAACGGCAACGGCAACAACTTCGGGATAACGGTCATGGCCAACGGCAACTGGAACTGGCCCACGATCAGCTGCGCCACCGGCTGATCCCGACCGACTCCGCACACACAGGCACCCGGCCCCGCCGCCACGCGACGGGGCCGGGTGCCGCGCCGGCCCGATCCGGCCCGCGGTGCGACTCCGCCGGCACTACAGGCCCTGTCCGATCTCCACCAGATAGCCGTCCGGATCGCGGAGGTAACAGCGGATCTCCGTGCCGTGGTCCTTCGGCTCGGTGAGGAAATCCGCGCCACGGGCCTTCCACTCGGTGTAGAGCGCGCGGATGTCCCGGACCCGGACGTTCATCGCGCAGCTCAGGGTGTTGGAGTCGGCCGGGGCCTTGGCCTGGACCGTCGGCTTGTCGTCAGTCGGGCCACCCTCGACGTTGATGATGATGTAGCTGTTGAAGAACCTCATGATCAACGGGTTCGCGTCGTGAACGCACGTCGCCCCGAACACGCGCTCGTAGTACTCCCGCGACCGATCGATGTCACGGACGATGAGCAGCGTCGCCAGGAACATGCCGTCTTCGGGCTGGAAATAGTCGGGAGCCGGGTTGGCCAGGGTCATAACCACCTCTTCGTCGCCTGCCTCTGCTGTACGGGCGCGACGGGTTCCCGCCAGGGTCGGGCCGAAACCGGCAACGGCGCGGGAGATCACGAGTACATCAGGTGCAGCGTCATCCCGGCGTCGGCGTGCCCCAGATTGTGGCAGTGGTTCGCCCACATCCCCGGGTTGTCGGCCCGGAACGCCACCTCCCACACCTCCCCCGGACGGACGTCGAACGAGTCCAGCCACAACGGACTACCGACCGCCGCCCTCCGAGTGCGGGACAACACGAGAACGTGGTGGCCGTGCAGATGCCACGGGTGCACGGTCTGCGACCTGTTGACGATCGTGAACCGGACGACGTCGCCTCGGCGGACGACCTGCGGCGGGATGTCCGGATCGGCCGCGCCGTTCACTGTGTGGGCGTAGCGCGGGAGCAGTCCGTGCAGGTCGAGGCCACGGTCGAGGACGAGGGTGAACTCCCTGTCGAACCGGGTCCACGGCGCCGGCGCCGGCGCACCGTAGGTGAACGGGTCCAGGACGGGCCACCCGCCCGTCGCCGTCGACACCTCACCGGTGGAGTAGACAGTCCGTCCGTCGACGAACAGGGCCACCGGCGTGGCCGGCGCGGTGAACACCAGGTCGTAGCGGCCCCCGGCCGGGATCAGCACGGCGGTGTCCGCGAGCGGCGTCGGACCCCGCAGGTCGACGCCGTCGATCGCGGCGACCTGGAAGGCGGTCCCGGCCAGGGCGTAACGGTGCGTCGTGTTGTCGGTGTTGATCAGGCGCAGCCGTACCGGTACGCCGGCCTCGACCCGCTCCGCTCTCGCCGCGGGCAGCGGACGACCCGCCAGGGTGTGCACAGGCACTGTGACGTCGACGCCGGTCGGCGGCCCCGGGCGCACGACCAGGACGCCGTAGAGGCCCATCCGCACACCGACGTCGGACACCGCGTGGGTGTGGTACCAGTACGTCCCGGCCTGATCGGCACGGAACCGGTAGACGAACTCCTGGCCGGGCAGCACCGCCGCCTGCGTCACCCCGGGTACGCCGTCCTGGCTGTTCGGCACGTCGTACCCGTGCCAGTGCACTGTGACGCCCCGCCCGATGTCCCGGTTGCGCAACGTCACCTCCACGACGTCGCCGACGGTGGCGGTCAGCTCCGGCCCGGGCACCTGGGCGTTGAACGCCCACGCCGCGACGTCACGGCCCGCCGCGCGCACCGTGGCGGTCCCGGCCGTCAGGGTGAACCGCCGGGTGGGTTCGTCGGAGGTCCGGACCTGCGGATAGCCATGATCGTGCGGTACGGCGGGCGCGGCGCCCGGGGCGACTGCCAGCCCGGTCCCGGCCAGCAGCGCCGCGACAGTCACCACGACTGCCGCCCGGGACGCCGTCCGGGACGGCCGGGCGTCGAGGAAGCGCCACGAGACAGCCGTCGCCGCGCCGACCCCGGCGACTGCGAGCAGCCCCACCGACGCCGACGCCGGATAGCCGTGCAGGATCGTCACCAGCAGGGCGCCGCTCACGGCGTACCCGGCGAAGAGGAGCGGGACCGCGACGGGCCGGCCGTCGCCCGCGGCCCGCAGCAGCCACGGCCCGGCGACGACCACCGCCGCGAGCGACAGGGGTCCGGCGATGAGGACCTTCTCGGCGGCGAACCACCAGCCGGCGCGGGCGAGCGCCACCACCGTGATCGCGCGGCCGACCGTGGCGAGCAGCGCGACGGCGGCCAGCCCGCGTGCGAGTGGACGCCGCCGGGCGGCCGCCGCCGCGCCGCCGCCCAGCCATCCGCCGGCGGCGAGGACCGTGAGCACGAGGTCCGCCACGAGCAGCGAGCCGGTCGTCATGCCGGCTCCCCCTCCCGGACGGCCTCGCGGGTGTGGCCCACCGGCGCCGGGCCGCCCAGCCTCCGCGCTGCCCGAAGGACGCCGACCACGACGTGCACCGCGACGATGCCGTTGAGCGCGTGCAACCCGCCGAGGATCAGGCCGAACGCGGTGCTGACTCCGGCGGCGTCGGTGGAGGCGTTGGCGAGCATGGCGAGCAGCGCCTGCACGACGACGAGGCCGAGCGGCAGGACCGCCAGTCCGACGAGCCGGCCGGGCGCCTTCGCCAGCGCGGCGAACAGGGCGGTGAGCAGGGTGAGGACGGGGATGACGGCCATGCCGTTGACGCTGTGCAGGGCGTAGGCGCCGTCGCCCCCGGGCTTCGTGAACCCGCCCACGGCGGCGAAGACGAACTGGAGGGCGAACGCGGCGAGCAGCAGGGAGGCGCTGACGACGAATGCCTTACGCATGGTGACCCTCCTGAAGGTGCGCCGAGGCCGGGGCCTGGGCGACGTGGTCGGTGGCAGTGATCGCCCCGTACGCGACCAGCCGGACGAGGTCGGCGTCGGCGGGGTGCGACAGCCGCCAGAGGGCGACGTCCCCCACGCTTATCGCGCTGGGCGCGAACGCCGCCAGCAACGCGATCCGGGTCCCGATGCGGTCCCTGCCGGGCACGTCCCGGACCAGGTCGACGGCCCAGTCCGCGGGCCGGGCCGGGAACCGCCCGTCCTCCCAGCGCACGGTGGCCGTCACGGTCTGGCGGGCCACGTCGCCCAGCAGGTCCCCGCCCCGGGTGGCGGCGGCCCGCAACGACGCGTAGGCCACTCCGACCGGGCTGTCCCCCGCCCAGGCCGGCGGCGACGTCGTACCGGCGTCGAGGAGCGGCAGGCTACGACCGGGCTCCTTCCGCTCCCGGGCCGCCCGGGCGTACAGCCGGCCCCCGACCGACCGCACCAGCGGGGAGCGTTGCAGGCCGCCGGGGAGCAGATCCTCGTCGAGCAACGCCGAGACGATCCGGTTGATGAAGTGGAAGGCGAGCAGGGTGCCGGTGACCTCCGGGCGGTACGCGCTGCTCCAGTCGGCGGCGCGCGGGCTGCGGCTGGCCTGGGCCCAGCGGACGAGTTCGGCGTGCCTCGGGTCGGGTGGTGTCCCGCCCCGGACGATGACCTCGGCCAGCCCGTGCTCGCCCAGGGCGTGCAGCAGCAGCACGTGCGAGTCGACGCAGAACTGGCAGCGATTGGCCCGGGACACGGCCGCCGCGACGAGTTCGCGCTCGACCCGGGACGCGTCCCCGGCGAGCAGGGCCTCACGAAGCAGCGACCAGGTCGCGGCCAACACCTCCGGCACGGCCGAGAGCACCTGGAAGGTGGGCAGCGGCCCGAGGAAGTCGTCGCGCGACTGCTGGTAGACGTCGGCGGTGCGCCCGGTGGCCGCCTTCGTGGGTACGGGGGTGAAGAAGCGATATGTCATGGGCTCGATGCTTGCCGTGGCGGGCTGGGAAAACGTCGTGCGGCCGCAGACACTTGCCCCGACGCGATACCACCGCCGTGGTACGCCCGATCTACCGCGCGCGTGGGATGCTCCACGAACGACTGCCGTTCTACAGTGCGACCATGCGCCGCGACCTGCCGTACGCCCTCAGTGGCCTCGCCCTCGGCGGCCTCCTGCTCGGCAACGCCGCGCTCGCGCCGGACGCCGCGACCGTCGGAGCCCTCGACGTCGTCCTCGTCGTCGCCATGGCCGCGGGCCTGGCGGTGTGCCGGCGGTACCCGGTGGTCGCGCTGGGCGTGGTGACCGCCACGATGCTGGCCCTGCACATCCGGGTGCACTCGGGGGTCTCCGCCGCGTTTCCCGTCCTCGGCGTGGTCTACGTCGCCGCCTGGCGGAGTCGCCGGGCGGCCGCCGCCGTGGCCAGCCTCGCCTTCCTCGGTGGCTTCCTGGCCCGCGACGTCTCGGTGGCGGCGGTCGACCGGCCCAACCAGCTGATCGTCGAGCGGACGGCCCTGCTGCTGGGATGGTTCGTTGCGGCCAACGTCGCCGGACTGGTCGGCCGGCAACGCCGGGCGTACCTGGAGCAGGTCGAACAGCGGGCCATCGAGGCCGAACGCACACGCGAGGAGATGGCGTTGCGGCGTGCCGGGGAGGAGCGTCTGCGCATCGCCCGCGACCTGCACGACTCGCTGACCCACAGCATCTCGGTGATCAAGGTGCAGGCCGGGATCGCCGTGCACCTGGCCCGCAAGCACGGCGACGAGCCGTCGGCCACGCTGCTGGCTATCCAGGAGGCAAGCAGCGCCGCGATGCGGGAACTACGCACCACCCTCGACGTCCTGCGCGCCCCCGACGACGACCGCGTCGGGCTGGCCCGGGTGGACGAGCTGGCCGAGCGGACCCGGGCGGTCGGCGTACCGGTGCAGGTCACCGTCAGCGGTCCGGCCCGTGACCTGCCCGCCGAGATCGACCAGGCTGCCTATCGCATCGTCCAGGAGGCGCTGACGAACGTGGCCCGCCACGCCGGCCCAGCCACCGCACACATCCACGTCGAGTACGCACCGGCGCAGCTCACCCTCTCGATCGCCGACGACGGTCAGGCCTCACCGGCTCACCCGGTGACGCCGGGCGTGGGCCTGCGCGGCATGCGGGAACGGGTGACCGGTCTGGGCGGCACCCTCCGCGCCGCCGCCAACGACGACCACGGATTCACGGTACGGGCCGCGATCCCGCTTGACGGCCCCGACAGGACCGGGCGCTCGCAGGAGATCCAGCCAGCTCAGCGCGGCGCGGAGTTGGCCCGACCGCGCGCCCCGCGCGAGGTCCAGCCAGCTCGGTCCGCGGCGGATCGTCGCGGCGCCGACCGGAGGGAGGAGTCGCGATGATCCGGGTTCTGCTCGCCGACGATCAGGCCCTGATGCGAGCCGGATTCCGGGCCCTGCTCGACGCCGAGGACGGCCTGGAGGTCGTCGGCGAGGCCGCCGACGGCGCCTCCGCCGTCCACCTGTCGCGACGTCTGCGCCCGGACGTGGTGCTCATGGACGTGCAGATGCCGGGGCTCGACGGCATCGAAGCCACCCGCCGCATCGCCGCCGATCCCGACCTCGCCGCGATCCACGTCCTCATCGTCACCAACTACGGGCTCGACTCGTACGTCTTCGCCGCCCTCCGCGCGGGTGCCAGCGGTTTCCTGCTCAAGGACGCGGACCCGGCCGACCTGCTCCAGGCCGTCGCCGTCGTGGCTCGCGGCGACGCCCTGCTCGCACCGGCCGTGACGCGCACGCTCATCAGCGAGTTCGTGTCCGGCCCACCGCCGGCCGAGCCGGCGGCCGGGCGTGACGTGCTGACCGCACGCGAGCAGGAGATCGTGGAGCTGGTCGCGGGCGGGCTGAGCAACGACGAGATCGCCCTGCGGATGGTGATCAGCCCGTTGACCGCCAAGACACACGTGAACCGGGCGATGACGAAGCTGCACTGTCGTGACCGCGCCCAACTTGTCGTGTGGGCGTACGAGTCGGGACTTGTCGCGCCGCGCCGTCGATGATCGTCAACGCGGTCCGGGGGCACTCGTCGCCACACGGGGTGGGGTTGTTGTTCGCCGATACGGCTTGGGCTAGGCGTCGCGGCGCAGCGTGAACCAGAAGGTCGGCACGGAGTTGGTGCCCGGTGTGACGTCGAGCAGTTCCCAGCCGGGGAACCTGGCGCGGAGCTCGTCGGCTGTGACGCCTGCCGCCCATGACGTGATTTCGTGGGTCGGATTGCCGAGCGGCTCGGGGCCATACCCGAACATCAGCAACAGTGCTCCGGGAGCGGCGCGGTGGGTGAGCCCGGCGGCGTAGGCGTCGCGGCGGTGTAGCGGGACCCCGCAGTAGCAGCTCAGGTCGAAGAACAGGTCGAAGGGGCCCGGCACGTCCAGTTCGTCGAGGCGGGTGGCGTCTCCGTGCAGCACCCGTACCGTCACTCCCGCCGCCGCGGCCTTCTCCCTGGCGTGGTCGACGGCGCGGTCGATCAGATCGACGGCCGCCACCTCCCAGCCGTGCCGTGCGAGGTAGGTGGCGTTGGTGCCTGTGCCGCAGCCGAGTTCGAGGGCGCGGCCGGGCGGCAGCGCCGCGTGGCCCTCCACCAGGTCGACCAACTCGGGTGGCGTCACGCCGGTGTCCCACGGCGGCTTGCCGGTGCGGTAGTAGCCCTCCAGCGCGCGGTGGACGGCCTCCTCCTCCGGGTCTCGCTGCGCTGAGGCCAGGTCCGGTTCTGGCTTCTGGGTGGCGTTGGGCTGACCCATGACGTCCTCCAAGAATATAGAGTTCAACTCTAGCGACGTGCTCTAAAGATAGGCTCGCCATATGGACACCGTCAAGCGACCGGACAAGCGAGCCGAGCGCTCACGCCGCACCCGTGAAAAGGTCGTCGCGGCGGCTCGCGAGCTGTTCGTCGCGCAGGGTTACGGGGCGACGAGCCTGCAGGAGGTCGCGGACCAGGCGGGCGTGGCCGTCCAGACTGTCTACTTCGTCTTCCGCAACAAGCGCACGCTGTTCAAGGACGTCGTCGACACGTCCATCGCCGGGGACACTGAGCCGATCGCCACTATGGATCGTGAGTGGTTCCGCGCCGCATGCGCCGAACCCACCGCAGCCGGGCAACTGCGCGCGCACGTCCACGGCACCCGCGAGATCCTGGGCCGGGTCGCCCCGATCATGCCGCTGATCGCGGCTGCCGCGGCCACCGACCCCGAGATCGCCGCACAGTGGCCCGACGGCCCCGACCCGCGTTACACAGTGCAGTACGCAGCGGCCGAAGCCTTGGCCGGAAAGCCCGACACCCGTCCCGGCCTCTCCATCGAGATGGCGGCGGATCTGCTGTTCGGCCTGCTCAGCCCGCAGCTCTACCTGATCTTCGTCCGCGACCGCGACTGGTCACCGGACGCCTGGGAAGAATGGGCCCGCACCGCCTTGATCTCCCAACTCTGCGCCGATCCCGGCTGAGCCGACGGACGTCACGATCGTCCTCCAGCCCGGCACGGTGATCTGCCTGACCGGCGTGCCTGGCGAGGGGCGACACGCGGGCCGACGAGGTGCAGGTACCGGACCCCGACGGGCTGGTGGCGGCCACCCTCACGACGGTGTCCGCGTGTGTCGCGGTCCCGCCGCCGCAAGCACCGAAACCGCGACCGGGCCCGCCCCCTGGGGCGGGCCCGGTCGTGCTCCCCCGAGCGGAATCCGTCGCCGTCAGCCCCCGATGGCGATGGCGAAGACGTGCATCGTCGGCACGTTGGCCGCGGCCCCTGCGCTGATGTTGGGCAGCACGACCTGGGTCACCGCCTTGCTCTGCAACGCGACACCCACGTAGTAGACGCAGGCCGCCGTGGCCTGACGGCCGTTGTTGGGCCGGTTCTGGTACGCGGACACGATGGCGGCGGTCGCACCGGACTGCGGTCCGCCGTACCAGTCGGGCGTGCTCAGCGTGAACGTCTGCCGGGTGCCGTCCGCGTACACCACAGTGCCGGTGCCCGACACGGCGCCGTACGTGCCGGCCACGAGGAAGCCGAGCGTGCTGCCGGTGCCGCTGATGCCGATGGTCTGGCCCGAGGCGATGGCGTTGTCGGCCGTGCCGGGGCTGACGTTGGGCCAGCGGAAGTTCACCCCGTTGCGGCTCACCGTGCTGCCCGGGCTGGCACCGGCCTGCGCGAGAGCCTGCGCGGAGAGACTGGCCCCGTTGCCGTCGAAGTTGCCGACGTTTGTGTTGCTGTCGTTGGTGATGCCCGCGTTGGTGAAGCTCTGCTCCAACGTCGGCGTGGCGACGCCCGTGCTGGTGACCCGGTAGGTGCGTCCGGCCTGCACGGCGACCTCGATCAGGTCGGACTCGATCCGGGTGACCCGGGGCGCCGTGCCGTCGGCGGTGTCCACGACGGTGACGGTGCCGGTGAGGATCCGGGCGCGCAGGCGGACGGCGCCGGCGCGGTCCGGTCGGACGAGCACCTCGGTGGCCTGACCGCTCGCCCACGTGATGCCCACCGTGTGCCCACCGCGACCCCGCAGGCCGGTCACCCGCCCGCTCGGCCAGGCCGGCGGCAGCGCGGGCAGGATGTGCAGCTCCCCGATGTGGCTCTGGAGCAGCATCTCGGCGATACCTGCGGTGGCGCCGAAGTTGCCGTCGATCTGGAACGGCGGGTGCAGGTCGAACATGTTGGGCGCGAGCCGTGCGGTGGTGGCGAGGTAGCGGATCAGGTCGTGGGCCCGCTTGCCCTCCTCCATCCGCGCCCAGAAGTTGATTTTCCAGGCCAGCGACCAGCCGGTGCCGTCGTCGCCGCGCAGCGCCAGCGTCCTGCGGGCAGCCTCGAACAACTGCGGGGTGCCGCGCTTGGTGATCTGGTTGCTCGGCGCGAGCCCGTACAGGTGGGAGATGTGCCTGTGGTTGGGCTCGGTCTCCACCCAGTCGTAGAGCCACTCCATGATGTTGCCCCGCGAGCCGATCTTCATGGGTGGGAGGCGGTCCCGGGTGGCCCGGACCTGGGCCCGGAAGGTGCTGTCCACATCGAGGATCTCGCTGGCCCGGGCGCACGCCTCGAACAGGTCACGCAGGATCTGGTTGTCCATCGTGGGGCCGGCGCACACGCTGGCGTTCGAGTGGTGGCTCAGCTCCGGGGAGTTCGACGGGTTGGTCACCAGGTAACCGAGAGTCGGCTCGGTCACCAGGGTGTTCAGGAAGAACTGCGCCGCGCCCTTCATGGCCGGGTAGTTCGTCCGCAGGAACTCGATGTCGCCGTTGAACAGGTAGTGGTCCCAGATCAGCGTGGACAGCCAGGCGCCGCCGGTCTGCCACATGCCCCAGAACGCGCCGTCCACCACAGCGGTGGCCCGCCACGCGTCGGTGTTGTGGTGGGTGACCCAGCCACTGGCAGCGCCGTACTGCACCTGGGCGGTCCGCGTTCCGGTGACGGCGAGGTCTCTGACCAGGTCGAAGACCGGGTTGTGGCACTCGGCCAGGTTCGTCGTGTTGGCCGGCCAGTAGTTCATCGGCAGGTTGGCGTTGATCGTGTACTTCGAGTCCCAGGAGGGGGCCAGCGAGTCGTTCCAGATGCCCTGGAGGTTCGCCGGCTGGGTGCCGGGCCGCGACGACGAGATCAGCAGGTACCGGCCGAACTGGAACAGCAGCGCGGAGAACTGCGGGTCGTTGACGCTGTTGTGCTGCGCGATCCGGACATCCGTCGTCTGGTCGGCGGCGGAGGTGCGGCCCAGGTCGAGGGTGACCCGCCCGAACAACGCCTGGTAGTCGGCCACGTGCCGGCTGCGCAGTTGGTCGTAGCTGCTGGCCCGGGCGGCGCTGAGACGCTGTCGCGCGATGCCCCCGTAGTCGCCGCCGACGTTGCGGTAGTTGACGTAGCTGGAGCCGATCGAGACGAGCAGCGTCACGCTTGTGGCGTTGGTGACCCGCAGGGTGCCGCCGGAGCTGGACACCGTGCCCCCGCTGACGGTGGCGTTGGCCAGGGCGAGGAAACGGACCTGCCCGGTGACGCCCTCCATGCTTCCGGAGACACCGTCGAGGCCGATCGTGGCGCCGTCCGGGCTGGACACCGTCGTACGCTGCGGGCTGTCGAAGGTGGCGGTGAAGCTGATCGAGTTGCTGCGGTCGGCGGTCAGGCGCATCGCGATGACCTGGTCCGGTGCGCTGGCGAAGACCTCGCGCTGGTAACGGATCCCGTTGAGGACGTACGACGTCGTGGCCGTGGCGGTGGTGAGGTCGAGCGTACGGTTGTGCTGGGACGCTCCGCTGGCGGATCCGAAGGCGAGCCTGAGGTTGCCGACGGTCTGGTAGGCCAACTGCCCGCCGGGGTTGCCCATCATGGTCTGGTTGATGAGGTCCTGGGCCTGCGTCCACTGGTTCGCGTTCACCAGCCGCCGGATCTCCGCCAGCGCCGCCGCGCCTCGGGTGTTGCTGGGGTCGTGCGGGCCGCCGGCCCACACGGTGTCCTCGTTGAGTTGAAGTCGTTCCGTGTCGACGTTGCCGAACACCATCGCGCCGAGCCGGCCGTTGCCGATCGGCAGCGCCCGGAGCCAGTCGGTGCCGGCGCCCTCGTCGTACCAGAGGGCGAGGTCACCGGCGGCCAGCACCTGCGGCGGCGCGGCGGAGTCGGCTCGGGCGGTCGCCGTCCAGGGCAGCGGCAGCATGGCGCCACCCGCGCCGGCTGCGCCGATCTTGAGGGCCTGCCGCCGGGTCAGGTCTGACATCGATCCTCCAAACGGTGACCGATCCGGCCACCCCGAGCGCGACAACGACGACCCCCGATGGTGGGTCCGCGCGGTGGCACCGACCTTGTGGTGCAGGCCGTTGGCAGACCCTCAGACGACCAAACGTCTGATGTGTTTCGGGAAGATTACTCCGGTGTCACGCGATAGGCAACGGTCGATTGCCGGGAGGATCACCGGCGGCGGATCAGGCGTGCCGGCCGTTCGGGGCACCCCAGCTGATCGCGGGATCGCCGCGCCGCGGACACGTCCGCCAATACAT from Micromonospora lupini harbors:
- a CDS encoding Fur family transcriptional regulator — protein: MTVDFEAQLRAASLRVTRPRLAVLAALRDHPHVGTDAVIALVRAEHPTVSHQAVYDVLRVLTDAGLVRRIQPAGATARYESRVADNHHHVVCRSCGAIADVECAVGHAPCLTASNDHGFVVDEAEVVYWGTCPGCAAARTSQ
- a CDS encoding glycoside hydrolase family 11 protein, whose amino-acid sequence is MTDTSHTPTRPGRRGRIRLLLGAACAAVLAVAGTVTATNAYAEADRTLTSSLTGTHNGYYFSFWKDGGNASMTLRADGRYSSSWDRSTNNWVGGKGWATGSRRTVSYSASYNPGNNNTYLALYGWTRNPLIEYYVVENFGSYNPSNGAQRMGTVTTDGGTYDILRSLRTNAPSIDGNQTFYQYWSVRQQKRSSGTITTANHFDAWARAGLNLGTNHAYQIMATEGYQSSGSSDVTVREGSGGNPTSGPTSNPTTGNPGTGTCNATISAGQQWGDRFNLNVAVSGTNNWVVSLGLGGGQSIQNSWNASVSGTSGTVTARPNGNGNNFGITVMANGNWNWPTISCATG
- a CDS encoding VOC family protein — protein: MISRAVAGFGPTLAGTRRARTAEAGDEEVVMTLANPAPDYFQPEDGMFLATLLIVRDIDRSREYYERVFGATCVHDANPLIMRFFNSYIIINVEGGPTDDKPTVQAKAPADSNTLSCAMNVRVRDIRALYTEWKARGADFLTEPKDHGTEIRCYLRDPDGYLVEIGQGL
- a CDS encoding multicopper oxidase family protein, coding for MTTGSLLVADLVLTVLAAGGWLGGGAAAAARRRPLARGLAAVALLATVGRAITVVALARAGWWFAAEKVLIAGPLSLAAVVVAGPWLLRAAGDGRPVAVPLLFAGYAVSGALLVTILHGYPASASVGLLAVAGVGAATAVSWRFLDARPSRTASRAAVVVTVAALLAGTGLAVAPGAAPAVPHDHGYPQVRTSDEPTRRFTLTAGTATVRAAGRDVAAWAFNAQVPGPELTATVGDVVEVTLRNRDIGRGVTVHWHGYDVPNSQDGVPGVTQAAVLPGQEFVYRFRADQAGTYWYHTHAVSDVGVRMGLYGVLVVRPGPPTGVDVTVPVHTLAGRPLPAARAERVEAGVPVRLRLINTDNTTHRYALAGTAFQVAAIDGVDLRGPTPLADTAVLIPAGGRYDLVFTAPATPVALFVDGRTVYSTGEVSTATGGWPVLDPFTYGAPAPAPWTRFDREFTLVLDRGLDLHGLLPRYAHTVNGAADPDIPPQVVRRGDVVRFTIVNRSQTVHPWHLHGHHVLVLSRTRRAAVGSPLWLDSFDVRPGEVWEVAFRADNPGMWANHCHNLGHADAGMTLHLMYS
- a CDS encoding DUF6220 domain-containing protein encodes the protein MRKAFVVSASLLLAAFALQFVFAAVGGFTKPGGDGAYALHSVNGMAVIPVLTLLTALFAALAKAPGRLVGLAVLPLGLVVVQALLAMLANASTDAAGVSTAFGLILGGLHALNGIVAVHVVVGVLRAARRLGGPAPVGHTREAVREGEPA
- a CDS encoding carboxymuconolactone decarboxylase family protein encodes the protein MTYRFFTPVPTKAATGRTADVYQQSRDDFLGPLPTFQVLSAVPEVLAATWSLLREALLAGDASRVERELVAAAVSRANRCQFCVDSHVLLLHALGEHGLAEVIVRGGTPPDPRHAELVRWAQASRSPRAADWSSAYRPEVTGTLLAFHFINRIVSALLDEDLLPGGLQRSPLVRSVGGRLYARAARERKEPGRSLPLLDAGTTSPPAWAGDSPVGVAYASLRAAATRGGDLLGDVARQTVTATVRWEDGRFPARPADWAVDLVRDVPGRDRIGTRIALLAAFAPSAISVGDVALWRLSHPADADLVRLVAYGAITATDHVAQAPASAHLQEGHHA
- a CDS encoding sensor histidine kinase, translating into MRRDLPYALSGLALGGLLLGNAALAPDAATVGALDVVLVVAMAAGLAVCRRYPVVALGVVTATMLALHIRVHSGVSAAFPVLGVVYVAAWRSRRAAAAVASLAFLGGFLARDVSVAAVDRPNQLIVERTALLLGWFVAANVAGLVGRQRRAYLEQVEQRAIEAERTREEMALRRAGEERLRIARDLHDSLTHSISVIKVQAGIAVHLARKHGDEPSATLLAIQEASSAAMRELRTTLDVLRAPDDDRVGLARVDELAERTRAVGVPVQVTVSGPARDLPAEIDQAAYRIVQEALTNVARHAGPATAHIHVEYAPAQLTLSIADDGQASPAHPVTPGVGLRGMRERVTGLGGTLRAAANDDHGFTVRAAIPLDGPDRTGRSQEIQPAQRGAELARPRAPREVQPARSAADRRGADRREESR
- a CDS encoding response regulator; amino-acid sequence: MIRVLLADDQALMRAGFRALLDAEDGLEVVGEAADGASAVHLSRRLRPDVVLMDVQMPGLDGIEATRRIAADPDLAAIHVLIVTNYGLDSYVFAALRAGASGFLLKDADPADLLQAVAVVARGDALLAPAVTRTLISEFVSGPPPAEPAAGRDVLTAREQEIVELVAGGLSNDEIALRMVISPLTAKTHVNRAMTKLHCRDRAQLVVWAYESGLVAPRRR
- a CDS encoding SAM-dependent methyltransferase encodes the protein MGQPNATQKPEPDLASAQRDPEEEAVHRALEGYYRTGKPPWDTGVTPPELVDLVEGHAALPPGRALELGCGTGTNATYLARHGWEVAAVDLIDRAVDHAREKAAAAGVTVRVLHGDATRLDELDVPGPFDLFFDLSCYCGVPLHRRDAYAAGLTHRAAPGALLLMFGYGPEPLGNPTHEITSWAAGVTADELRARFPGWELLDVTPGTNSVPTFWFTLRRDA
- a CDS encoding TetR/AcrR family transcriptional regulator gives rise to the protein MDTVKRPDKRAERSRRTREKVVAAARELFVAQGYGATSLQEVADQAGVAVQTVYFVFRNKRTLFKDVVDTSIAGDTEPIATMDREWFRAACAEPTAAGQLRAHVHGTREILGRVAPIMPLIAAAAATDPEIAAQWPDGPDPRYTVQYAAAEALAGKPDTRPGLSIEMAADLLFGLLSPQLYLIFVRDRDWSPDAWEEWARTALISQLCADPG